AAACTTAATTATAATTGTCTAATACATGAGGCCAAAAAATGCGCTCTAAAAGCCAACCTGCGAGCGTGGATTCGACCTGATTCGAACAATCCCTTGAAACAGCGTTGCCAATCGCGAAAAGCCAATCGCTGGTTTCAGGCACAACTGACGGTGTGAAAGCGCGCTTTTATAGCGGTCTTATTCTTCGGCGGCGCCGCGTCCACTTTTCTTTGCCGGGGCCAGGGCTGCGCGCGTGGACTCGAAGATGGCCGATGCGTCGTAGTTAGCGATAATGGACTTGCAATCCGCACAGTACTTGCGCGGCATGCCGCGCCCGGTCCACATCATGTAAACATTGTAAGTTTTCCGGCACCTCGGGCAGATGCAGCGAATAAACCTCTTGCCGCTTAGAAAGTTGTTAATGTCGTTCCAGTTTTTCAACGCTTCATCCGATTTTGGATAACGATCAATAATTATAAATCGTTTTTGTTCCGGGCATTTTCTTTTTTACCCAAAGGGTGAGTTTGTTTTGGGATTGGTGGAATGTGAAACGACATCACGGCATTGAGCTGCCGTCTGATCCCGGCCGGCCATGCTGCCAGGAGAATTGCCTGTTCTAAGAAAACAGTACTCAGGAGACTGCTTGACCCGGGAAGGGTTGAATCCGAAATGTTCGGCAAAGGCATGTGAAAACCGGCTGGGGCTGGCATAGCCGACTTCTAGGGCCACCTCGGTCACGTTCATGCCGGAATGGTGAAGCAGGTACATGGCCCGCTCCATGCGGGCCTGGCGCAAATAGGCATACGGCGTCAGACCAGACACTCGGGGGAAGATCTGCTTGAGTTTGGAAACGCTCATGCCGACGTGGGCGGCCACTTCGTTAAGGCTGGGCGCCGTGCTTAAATCGGCTTCCAGAAAGCTCTGGGCGTTGCGCACCGCCTCTTGATCGAACGGATTGATCGAATGGTGTTCCCCGGCATCGAGGCCGACCAAAAACAGCCACATCAGCTCCAGGGCCTTGGCCATGACAAACAGGGCGTTGGCGCTGCCTTGGACGACATGATCTTCAACCAGACGCAGGATGCGGGTCATGGCCGGCGTAATTTTGGTGATGGTTTGCAAGGGGCCTTGGTGAGAGGCGGTCATTTTCAGGACCCGCCGCAAATAGCAGGTTCCCAAGAGTTGTTGAAGATAGTCCTGCACATACTGGACGTCCATTACTCGGGCAGCGGAGCAGGTTGCACAAGCTATGCAGCGACAACGGCATGGGGCTGCCAGCAGGCCGCAGCATCCTGAGCAAAGCTGCTGATACGTTTCCGTTTTTTGGGCGAGGTGGCGGGCCTGCAATCGTCCATCGAGGCAAAAAATCAGCCGGCAGGTACGTTCCCCATCCTCATAGCGCAGCATGAGCGAGTCTTTGGTCGGCGGCAGCAGTTGCGCCCAACTGACCTGTACATGGGGCAGTTCCATTCTTATGGAATTTTCGGGTTGCGGTTGTTTCGAAAATGTCACCATGAATCCTTTGACTCCTCCATTTTCTCCAACCCTTTCATCAAACAGCACGCAAGAAAACAGGTACGGCTTTATCGACAGTTGGTGCCGAGGCCATCGACAGGCCATAGTTGATGATCGCTTCGATATAGGCGATAGGCAGTCGCTCGGGGGGCACAGGGATTTCCAGGCGTTCAAACATTACGCGATAATTCATGAACAGACGCCGCCGACCGGCTTTTATTTTGGTGGATGCAGGAGGCGGAAACCAACGCTCGGCGGCGTCACCGGGCTTGAAGTAGAGCAGAGGAACGATTTCGTCTTTCCTGCCGTGATACTGTCCGGCGGTAATGGGGTAACGGGGGTTTTCGTAAGGCTTGTACATGGAGACGAAATAATCCACCGGGCGGCGGGTGTTGGCGGCAAAGACCCTTTGGTAAGTGCTTGCCTTCGGATGCTTGCGCCCCACCATGAAGTTTAACAAGGCTTCGATCAGTGGAAGGGTCAACCGCTCCACCGGAACGGGAAAAGCGATCTTGTCGAAAAAGTCCTGGGCGCGATTACGGTATTGGTAATAATTATCCAGGAAAAGTTTTTTCTGTTTGGGCAGCGGCGGCCGGATTCGCTGTTTTTCCGCATAGCAGTCGATAAAGGTATGGATGCGCTTTCTATCGGATTTGCCTAACCCGGAAAGACTCACCGGAAAGTATTCTGCACAGGCATAATCCTTTAAAGCCCTTGTCAAACGGTTCTCCCAGGATAGGGATCGGGGAGCGATCTTCTCGAAGTTCGCTTCGTACCATTTATCGGGGGGGTGTTTGATGCCGGAGAGGAAATTGGCCACGATTTCCGTTTGTGGCACATTTAATTCATGGACCGAGACACAGGCCCCCATATCGATATAAAATCGTGCCATGCGGCTTTTGTATTCGTCATACGCGCTCCCGTGCAAAACCTGCATTCTCGGTGTCGGCGGCCTGGAGACAAGACCGGGATTGTTGTAGGCGCCATATAAACGGATCAATTGCAGTAAAGTTTTATTTTTTACCCGTCCAAAACGAGGGGGGTAGTAGGTTTTGTTTGCGTATTCGCGGTACAGGCGGGTGACCTGAACCACCAATTCTGCACGGGTAGGCATATCTGCCATCCTTATGAGCGTTAAGAGAAGGGCGGTTGTCACGAGAACCATAGCCGGCGGCAGCTGGGAAGACCCCTTGACCTCATCAGCGGAGCGAGCCGGCCACCTCTTGCAGCAGCATCTCGTTGAAACCCTTGTCACGGCGGTTGGCACAACTTCGCAAA
This window of the uncultured Desulfosarcina sp. genome carries:
- a CDS encoding AraC family transcriptional regulator, whose translation is MVTFSKQPQPENSIRMELPHVQVSWAQLLPPTKDSLMLRYEDGERTCRLIFCLDGRLQARHLAQKTETYQQLCSGCCGLLAAPCRCRCIACATCSAARVMDVQYVQDYLQQLLGTCYLRRVLKMTASHQGPLQTITKITPAMTRILRLVEDHVVQGSANALFVMAKALELMWLFLVGLDAGEHHSINPFDQEAVRNAQSFLEADLSTAPSLNEVAAHVGMSVSKLKQIFPRVSGLTPYAYLRQARMERAMYLLHHSGMNVTEVALEVGYASPSRFSHAFAEHFGFNPSRVKQSPEYCFLRTGNSPGSMAGRDQTAAQCRDVVSHSTNPKTNSPFG